One window of the Salminus brasiliensis chromosome 1, fSalBra1.hap2, whole genome shotgun sequence genome contains the following:
- the aida gene encoding axin interactor, dorsalization-associated protein has translation MSDVTKTVHKWHASFKKGTDFDSWGQLVEAIDEYQILARQLQKEVQSSNSHDFTEEQKKNLGKIATCLEMRSASLQYTQSQEDFKLEDLKKLEPIIKNILTYNKDFPFDVQPVPLRKILAPGEEENLDVEEELDAATGSGSTQSFPTRVPGTLLPRLPSEPGMTLLTLKIEKIGLKDAGQCIDPYMTISVKDLNGVDLNPVQDTPVAIRKEDTYIHFCVDVEIQKHLEKLPKGAAIFFEFKHYKPKKRFTSTKCFAFMEMDEIKPGPIVIELYKKPTDFKRKKLNLLTKKPLYLHLHQALHKD, from the exons ATGTCCGATGTCACCAAGACCGTCCATAAATGGCACGCAAGTTTTAAAAAGGGCACGGACTTTGATTCGTGGGGGCAGTTGGTGGAGGCAATTGATGAGTACCAAAT ACTTGCAAGGCAGCTGCAGAAAGAGGTCCAGTCATCAAATTCACATGATTTCACAGAGGAGCAAAAG AAAAACTTGGGAAAGATTGCAACATGTCTGGAAATGCGAAGTGCATCCTTACAG TACACACAGTCCCAAGAAGACTTTAAGTTAGAAGACCTGAAGAAACTGGAACCCA TCATCAAGAACATTCTCACTTACAACAAAGATTTCCCTTTTGATGTCCAACCAGTGCCTTTGAG GAAAATTCTTGCACCGGGTGAGGAAGAGAATCTAGATGTTGAAGAGGAGTTGGATGCAGCCACCGGTTCTGGCTCAACACAGTCCTTCCCCACGAGGGTGCCAG GTACTTTATTGCCACGGCTTCCCTCGGAGCCAGGAATGACACTACTCACCTTGAAAATTGAGAAGATTGGTCTGAAAGATGCAGGGCAGTGCATCGATCCTTACATGACAATTAGTGTGAAAG ACTTGAATGGTGTCGATTTGAACCCTGTTCAGGACACTCCAGTGGCAATACGGAAAGaagacacatacatacatttctgCGTAGATGTGGAGATCCAGAAACATCTCGAAAAACTACCTAAAG GTGCCGCTATATTCTTTGAATTTAAACACTACAAGCCCAAGAAGAGGTTCACCAGCACTAAATGTTTTGCATTCATGGAGATGGATGAGATCAAACCTGGTCCCATTGTGATCGAGCT GTACAAGAAACCGACTGACTTTAAGAGAAAGAAACTCAACCTCCTTACAAAGAAACCACTCTACCTTCACCTTCATCAGGCTTTGCACAAGGATTGA